The window CCGGGAGGCCGGCGCCTCGGAACCGATCTAGTTGATCAGCTGAGTCGCGGGCGGGACCGGCGCAAAAGCGGTGCTGAAGATGATGTTCGGCAGCTGCCCGTTGAAGGTGATGGTGTCCGCGATGATGCCCCCCGTGTCGTCGGTGCGGAAGGCGGCGGCTTTCTGCACCGTCAGCGCGGCGGAAGGGACGTAGATGACGCCGATGAACGCCGAGTCGCTGAAGGCCGCCAGGCTGTTGCTGCAGGTGTTGGCGGGCGGATAAGCGGCACCCGGTTCATAGATCACCATCCAGTTGTACTGATACCCGCTGAAGACAAAGTTGTCGCCGCTCGTCGTGGCGCTAAGGCAGCCCCCGCTCGGGATGTAGAAGGCCACCGCCCCAGGGGTGATACCGGTCGGGCAGGTCGCGAGCGCGCCGCCGGCGGCGTCGCACTGGTCTTCGTTCGCCCGGTCGCCGGCGGGCGGCGCCGCCCGGTCGGGGTTCTGATTGGGCAGGTTGTTCTTCAGCGGGCCGGTCTCGCTGCTGGGTGGATAGGCTCCGAACGTGTCCGGCGGCGCAAGTGGGTTGGGGGCGAAGAGCGGCGTGAGGACGGTGGAGTCGAAGATGGCGGTCTCGTTGCCGAGGCTGCACCCGCTTCCGCTGTAGGCGGGACAACCCCCGGTGGCGTCGTTCCTGACGCTGCCGGCGACAGGGATGCTGCCCGCGAATCCGAACGGCCCCGCGCACCCGCTGGACGGGGGCGCCAGGTAGACGTCGTACGAGGTCGCGCCGGGCACATTGCTGACCCGGATCTGCAGTGCCTGGCCATTGCCGGCGTTCGCCGTCTGGCAGTAGGACGGCGCGCTCTCCCGCCTGTAGCTCGTTCCGTTGTAGGTGTCACTGCGCACCGAGGTCACCTCAATCGCCCAGGCGCCCTTGCTGATCGGATTGCCGGTGCTGATCGTGCTGAGCTGATAGGAGCCGGCGCAGTTGGCGCCGTCGGAGTTCCAGAACTGGTGTGTCGCCATTTTCGTGTTGTCAGAAGCCTTTGGCTCGGCGGGCGGCTTCAGCTGATTGCTGACGAAGTCCCCGTTGTTCGTGTATCCACCAAGCCATTTGTAGACCCCGGCGCTCAGGAAATAGCAGACGCCGGAGCTGAGGTTGGGATTGGCCGCATAGATGCCAGGCGAAAGGACCACGTCGCTGCCCGGCGCGCCCTGGCTGCCGGCGGCCACTGGCGGCGGCGGATAGCCGGGGTCGACCAGGTTGTAACCGGTTCGGGTGGCGCCCGCGACATCCGGGTACGTGCACGGGGGGAAGGCGCCGCTCGGGTAGCACGTGATGCTCACCGCGCCCGGGACGGCGGTTTGGCAGCGGGCATAGATGTCGCCCGCCACCTGAAGGCCGCCCCCGGTGACGCTGATCGCCCCATTCGAGACGACATCGCCCATGACCCCCAGCGTGCCGCCGCCGTTGATCAGGAGCGCGGTGCCGCCGGCCCCACCGCATCCAGCCTGGTTGAGGGCGGCGATCGTGGGTGTGTTGAGGAGATTGTTCACCCCTCCGCCCGCGGTCGCCGAGATCTTCGGGTTGGACCCGTCGGTGAGGATCCGTGCGAACTGGAGCTGCAGCGAGCGGGTCGCGGCCAGGGTGAACTGGCTGCCTCGCGGACCCAGTGACGCCACGACCTGCGTCAGCACCGTGCCGTCCGGGTACGTGCAGGTCAAATTGACGGGCGCGGGCCCCGGCGTGCCGTAGCCGGGCGAGCACGCGGGGACGCTGTAGAGGCGCATGTTCGTCCCGAAGATGGCGGTCGCCGCCTGCTCGGCCGACGTGTAGCTGCCTGTCTGCTGGAGCTTGTCTCCCGCGGCCAGGGCGGCCGCATCCACGGCCGCCTGCAGGTCTCGCCGCAGGGCATAAGCCCGCGCCCCGTCGATGGCGAGCGCGGCCATCCCGACGACCACCGCCAGCATGATGGCGATCAGGACGATGGCCTGTCCTTTCTGGAGGCGTTCGTCCATCAGTACTCGGTCCTGAAGATCGCGGACGTGGTGATGACGATGTGGTCGGCCGTCGCCTGGGCGACGACCGGGGTGATCAGGATCAGATTGAAGCGCAGCGTCACCTGGAGCGGGGCGTGGCCGCCTGCCGGGTTCACGGCGCTGCACGGACCGCTGGCCGGCGCCGGGTACTCACCCCCGGGCGCGTTCGGCGGCGGCGTCGCCTCGACCGCGGCCGGCGGGTTGGGCTCGGTCACGTACAACCATGCGGCGTTGCCTGGTGGCGTGGCCGCGCCGAGCGGTCCCTGGGGGCAGGGTTCGGTCACGGGGGTGCCGATCAGCTGCGTCGTCACGGCGGCGAGGATGTCGGCGTTGGCCGGCAGCGGAATCGAGGCTCGCACCGCCGTCCGAGCGCCCTCGCGGACCGCGTGGTTGAGCGTGTCGTAGTAGAAGACCGCCCGCCCGATGTCGACGATGCCGAAGAGCAGGAGCAGCAGCACGGGCGAGATCAGGGCGAACTCGATGAGCGCCTGTGAGCTCTGAAGGCGCGGCCGAGGACCTGGGCCCTCGTTCGCGGCCCCCACTCCTCGCCTCCTGGTCAACTGCCCTGCACCGTCATGTGCTGGTTGGCGGCGATGCGGAAGATCCCGAACTGCGCCGTGACCAGAGGCGTCAGCGGCCCGTAGGCGTAGACCACGATCACGTTCAGGTCCAGCTGACCCTGATTGGTGGCCGGGCTGGTGAAGTCCAGGCCAGGCGTGTTGTTGTAGCAGATGTAAAGCCAGGGCTGGTTGGGGGTCGAGGGGTACGCGGAGTTGGCGTAGGGCGGGTTGCCGTACGCGTTGCCGTCCGTCGGGGCCGGGCACGTCGTACCGGGATTCTTCAGCACCGAGGCCGGCAGCGAGATGGTCGCCAGCTCCGCGTCCACCGCCGTCTTGATCGGGCTGTCGAACAGGTAGGGGTGGGATTGAGTGGGGGCGTCGAAAAAGACCCCGTGTCGAGCGCCCTCGCGCGCAGCGTTGGCAAGCGCCTCCGTCACGTAGATCGCGCGGCCGATGTCGACAAGGCCGCCGACGAGCAGGAGCAGCACCACCGACGAGAGCGCGAACTCGACCAGAGACTGGCCGCGCTGGTGCTTTTTACGGAGTCTGAGGCTCACATAACGAGAGCGCGGCACCGGACTATCTTGCCTATGATGGGTCGGCTGTGCGCACGACTCTGACCGGCCTGACGTCGCGGAGGCCGTTCACCCTCCTGGGCATTGTGCTGGCTTTGCTCGTGATCGCCGCCTTCGTCCTCGTCGCTCTCAACGCTGGGACGGCGTCCAGCAGTCCCCCTCTGACCGTGGTCGTGGCCGCCAAGGAACTCCCGCCCAGGCTGCCGATCGAAGCCGCTTCGCTGGAGCTGAAGGCCATTCCGGTGCCGTTGGGCTATCCCAAGCTCTACTTCACCAAGATCCAGGACGTGCAGGGCATGATCCCGCTGGTCACCATCGTGCCGGGGCAGGCCGTGACCTCCAGCGACGTCGCCAAGCCAAGCGAGGCACTGGGCTCGCAGTCGGCATACCTGCCGATCCCCGCCGGCTTTGTCGCACTGACCATTCCGACGAGCGAGCAGCAGGGCGTCGCCGACTATATCCAGCCTGATGACTACATCTCCGTGATCGCGACCGTCTCGTCCAGCGGCAAGGTCGCGTCGAAGACCATCTTCACCAACCTTCATGTGATCCGGGTTGGGATGCAGGCGAGCTCGGGCACGTCGGCCGCATCGACCGCAAGCAGCCTGACCGTGGTCGTGTCCGAGTGTCAGGCCGAGGTCATCACGTGGTTCCTGACCTACGCTTCCCTCAAGTACTCCCTGGAGTCGTTCCACGATTACCTCGGGCCCGGCAGCCAGACCCCGGATCCCGGGTGCCCGACGGTCACGGCCGCCAGGGGCGTGACCTTGCAGACCATACAGGCGGCTTACCCGTCGCTTTTCTAGGGTGATTGACCTGCCGCCGGCAGTCATCGTCGCTGTGCCCATGGCGGCGGCGATCGCGGTGTTCTTCTGGAGCCTCGACCGGATCCGCAAGGAACGCATCGCCCAGCCCTTGGAGCCCGCGCCGCCTCGAGCCACGCCGCGTGAGCTGGTCGAAAGGCTGTTGCGACCCGCCGCGGACAACCTGAGTCAGCGGCGCAGCATCCGCGGACGGCCGACGCTGATGGAGGACCTGGCTCGCGCCGGTTTGAACATCACGCCGCCCGAGTACCTGCTGGTCCGCATCGGATCGGTGGCACTCGGGGCGTTGATCGGCCTGTTCCGGTTTGGCTTCTCCATCGGTCCGATCGTGCTTGGGGTGATCGGGTTCGTGGCCCCGCCGCTGGTGATCTCGTTCCTTCAGCGGCGCCGGCAGGACATGTTCAACGACCAGCTGACCGGCATGTTGCAGCTGCTCTCGAACTCACTCAAGACGGGCTACGCGATCGACCGAGCGCTCGAGACCGTGGCGACCAAGTCCCAGCCTCCTGTTTCGACGGAGTTCGAGCGCGTCGCCACCGAGATCACGTTGGGCACCTCGGTCGAGGACGCGCTCAGCGCCCTGCTGCTGCGCATCAACAGCCCGGACCTGGAGTTCATCGTGACCGCGATCCTGCTTCACACCCGGGTCGGTGGCAACCTGGCCGAGGTCCTGGACAACATCTCGGACACACTCCGCGACCGCCTGCAGACCAAGCGTGACATGAGCGTGCTCACCGCCCAGTCGCGCGCCTCCGCGACCATCATCACCGGGCTGCCCATCCTCCTGGCCCTCGGCCTCTACGTGTTCGTCCCCGGCTACTTCGCGCCGATGACCGGCACCTTGCTCGGCTACGTCCTGCTCGGGATCGCGGGCTTCCTCATCCTGGTCGGCAACCTGCTGATACGCCGCATGACCGCCCTGCAAGCGTGAGCCGCTAGTGCACTAGATGTTCCTCATCGCGCTTTCCGCCGGTGTCATCTGCGGCGCCATCGTGGTGACGTACTTCGTCGCCCTCGACCAGAACCAGGCGGCCGCGGCGGCGACCAACGGTTCCTGGGCGGCGCCGGCGCCCAGGCAGACGCTGGTCAAACGGCTCGAATCACTGGTGCGGCCGTTCACCGCGCGCCTGCCGGCGCGAGCAGCAGGTCAGCTGCGCCAGAAGTTGAGCCGCGCCGGCGATCCGGGCGGCCTCACCCCAGCGGGATTCCAGGCCGTGCGGTACAGCCTTGCCGCCCTCGTCGCCATCGTCGGGCTCGGGACCGGTTTGCTGCTCCCGCTTCCGATTCCAACCCTGGTGCTGGCGCCGATCACCGGCGCGGTCGCCGCTTTTCTCGGTTACGTGGCGCCGAGCCTGTGGCTCGAGCAGAGAATCGCCGAGCGCCGGCAGCAGGTCCAGCGCTCCCTGGCTGAGGCGACAGACCTGTTGACCCTGGTCGTCGAGTCGGGCATGAGCCTGGACGAAGGTCTGCTCAGCATCACGGAGCGGTTCCACAACGCTTTGGGAGATGAGATTGGCAAGGTGCTGCGGGAGATACGGCTCGGCCGCCCCCGGATGAGCGCCTTGGAGCACATGGCCGAGGCCACCGGCGTTGGCGACCTGCATCACCTGGTCGAATCGATCGTCCAGTCAGACCAGATGGGGGTTCCGATCGCGCGACTCCTGAGGGTTCAGGCGACCGAGATGCGAAGACGCCAGCGCCAGACCGCGCAGGAGCGCGCGGCACAGGCGTCGTCGCGCATGGTGTTCCCGATGGTCGGATGCATCTTCCCGGTGCTGTGGATCGTCCTGCTCGGGCCGGCGATCATCCAGATCCTGAAGTCCGTCCATTGATGAGCCACCGACTCGGGCCGCACGCCCCGCAACCGTCGTTCAACGATCTCGACAAGCCGCTGTACACGATCAGCGTCGCGGCCGAGATCCTCGAGACCCATCCACGCACGCTGATGCTCTACGAAGACGCGCACCTGATCGACCCGCATCGCACCAGCACGAACCGGCGCCGCTACTCACAGCGGGACATCAGCAAGGTTCAGGTCATCCAGCACCTGACGCGCGAGAAGGGGGTCACGCTGGCGGGTGTGCGGCACATTCTGAGCCTGTTCGAAGTGATGAAGAGTCACCGGGTGGAACCGCCGGCCGACCTGCGCGAAATCTTCGACCGGTACGCTCAGATCATCTAGTGCACCGACCCAGAAATACCTTGCGGGTTGCAGCGCCCCTGCGGGCCGGTGCAATTTCGGCTGCGCCGAAACTCATCCCCCATAGCGGCCCATCTGCGTCGTTGTCGGCTCCGCTCCTCGCTCACGCACGGCAAGTGCCCCCGCTCCGGTGGTCGCCGACGCCTATCATCTGGACCACTCTGGTGGCGATCCCACAACGTATTTCCGGGACAGTGCACTAGCCGCTGGCGGCGTTCCTGCGCCTTTTCGCGGCGGGCGCCCACAGGCTTTCGAGGTCGTAGTACGACCGCTCGCCCGGCAGGAACACGTGCGCGAGCACGGCGTCGAAGTCGAGCAGGACCCACGTGGCGTCGCCGTAGCCGTCGACCGCGATCGCTTTCAGCTGCTTGGCCCGGGCCGCCTCGACCATGGCATCGGCGATGGCTCGGACCTGGCGGTCGGTCTCCCCTTCGCACACGACGAAGTAATCGGCGACCGAAGTCTTGTCCCGCACGTCGAGGACGACAGGGTCCCACGCCTTCTTCTCGACTGCCGCATCACGCAGCAGGCGAGCCAGCTGCAATGATGTCAATCCTCTGGTCCGGGCATTCAACCTATCGATTATCCGTGTACAGGCGGTGGGTGGTGATGTAGCGGGCGACCGCCGCCGGCACCTTGCCCTCGACCGGCTCACCGGCCGCGATCGCGCGCCGAAGCGAGCTCCCCGAGATGTCCGGCGTGGCGCGAAGGCAGAGGACGACACGATCGGCATCGAGGCCCGCGGCCTCGAGGTCGGCGGCCTGGGGGGAGCTGGTCCCGGGCCGGCTCACCACGACCACCCTCGCCAGGGTGAGCACCCGGCCGGGTTCGTGCCAGGTGCGAAAGAGCTTCGCGGCGTCCCAACCCAGGATGAGGAACAGCTCGTCCCGCGGGTGGAGCCGGCCCAGCTCGGACAGCGTGTCCACCGTGTACGACGGTCCCTGCCGGCGGAACTCGACGTCGGAGACGGCAAAGCCGGAGTGGCCTTCGATTGCCAGCTCGCACATCGCAAGGCGCCGCTCCGCCGGCGCCACCGCCGCGGCGCGATGGGGCGGCGCCGCGCTGGGGACGAAGATGACGCCGTCGAGGCCCGCGCACTCCATCGCGGATCCCGCCGCGGCCAGGTGCCCGAAATGGATCGGGTCGAAGGTGCCGCCCAGAAGTCCGATCTTCATCGGATCAGGGCTGATACTCGAACTCGACGCCCGCGATTCGCACCGTGTCACCGGGCTGGACGCCCGCCGACTCCAGCGCGGCGTTGACCCCAAGGCGGTCCAGCTCGGCCTGGAAGCGAGCCAGCGCGCCCTCCGACTCGAGGTCGGTGCGTTCGACCAGCCGCTCGACGCGATGGCCGCGCACCGCGAAACCGTCCGGCTGGCGCTCCACCACCAGGGCGGCGCTGCTCTCGCCGACCGGCAGCTTGATGGCCGGCGCCCGGCCCGGCACCGGGGGCTCGGGCGCGCTCGCCAGCGTGGCCACGATCGCGTCCAAAAGCTCCGGCAAGCCTTCACCGGTCAAGGCCGAGATGAACCGCACCCCCTTGCGGCGCGAGCGGGCTCGAAGGCGCCGCGTCGGTTCGAGGTCGAGCTTGTTGAGCGCGACGAGCGATGGGCGGCGGGCCAGGTCGGCTGAAAACTGCTCCACCTCCCGGCGCACGGTCTCCAAATCCTTCCAGGGATTCGGCGAAGAGCCGTCGAGGACGTAAACCAGGATCTTGGTCCGCTCGACGTGGCGGAGGAACCGCATCCCCAGTCCGGCGCCGGTGGCCGCCCCCTCGATGAGGCCGGGGATGTCGGCGATCACCATTCGCCCACCGGACGACTCAGCCACACCCAGCTCAGGGTCGAGCGTCGTGAACGGAAACGCGGCGACTCTTGGGCGGGCGGCGGTCAGGGAGCTGAGGAGGGAGGACTTGCCGGCGTTGGGCGGGCCCACCAACCCGACGTCGGCGATGAGCTTGAGGTCGAGCGTGAGCGAGCACTCCTCGCCCTTGAGGCCCGGCTCCGCGTAATCAGGGGCACGCCGGGTCGAGCTCTTGAAATGGACGTTGCCTCTTCCCCCGTCGCCACCTTTGGCGACGACGCTTTCAGCGCCCGGATGGTCGAGATCGGCGATCAGGGCGCCATCCGCGTCGAGCGCAAGGGTCCCGACCGGCACCTCCAACACGACGTCAGCGCCTCGGCGCCCGGTCTTGCGGCCGCCCGCGCCGTCGGCGCCGGCCTCGGCCTGCCAGCGTGAGCGCCGTACGTAGAGCGACAGGTCTGAAACCTCGGTGGTCGCGCGCAGCGAGACCGACCCGCCCCGCCCGCCGTCACCGCCGTCAGGCCCTCCGCGGGGCACGAACGGCTCATGTCGAAAAGATGCCGAGCCCTTGCCGCCATGCCCGCCACGCACGACGACGCGAGCGGAATCGACGAACTGACGGCGACCGTTAGTTCTGGTCGTTCTGCTCGATGTTGACGCGCTTGCCGTCCTTGCCCACGCGCTCGTAGCGGACCTGGCCGGCGACGAGGGCGAACAGGGTGTGGTCGCGTCCCAGGCCCACGCCCGTGCCCGGAGCGATCCGAGTCCCGCGCTGCCTGACCAGGATCGCGCCGGCGTCGACCGCCTGGCCGCCGTAGATCTTGACGCCCAGCATCTGCGGTTTGGAGTCGCGCCCGTTGCGGGATGAGCCGCCGCCTTTCTTATGCGCCAACTATTTGGTCTCCTTGGCCGGGGTCGGCGCCTTCTTCGCCGTTCGCGTCACGCGCTTGGCCGGCGCCGCGGCGTCCTGCGCCTTAACTTCTTGAACGGTTTCGGCCGCTTGAGCCTTGAGCTCGGCCACGGCCTTCTTCTTCGGCGCGACCTTCGCCTTCACCACTTTAGGGGCGAGGCCGGATGCGGGGTGATCACCTTCCACCTTGAGCTCGGTCCCGGTCGCGACGGTCAAGCCACCGACGGCCAGGATCTGAAGGGCGGTCAGGTCGGCGCGCCCACCCCGGTGAACGCGGACCCGCTTCTTGGACTTGTAGCGCAGGCTCTCGATGCGCGGTCCGCGCCGGTGAGCGAGCACCTTGGCTTCGACCTCGAGGCCGTCGACGGCCGGCGACCCGACCTTGATGTCATCTCCATCTCGAAGCAGCAGGACGCGGTCGAGTTTCAGCGATGAACCCGGCTCGGCGGCAAGGCGGTCGACCAGGATCTGGTCGCCCGGCGCCACCCGGTACTGCTTTCCACCGCTGACGACGACGGCCGACAACGAAGCATCAGGTTTGGGCACGGCGAGCAATTGTACCAAGAGCGATGAAAGGGGACCGGCTCCCCTCCATCCGCATGATTCGCCCGACCTAGGGCTGCAGGCGGACCACCCCCGCCACCGGCGCGGCCGCATCGCCGTACTGGAGCCGGTCCTGGTGGACGACGAGCCGGCGGCGCAGCATCACCGACTGGACCAGGCCGAGCGCGGCAAGCGTGGTGATCGTCGCCGAGCCGCCATACGAGATGAGCGGCAGCGGGATGCCCGCGATCGGCAGCAGGCCGATGTTCATGCCCACGTTCTCGACCACCTGGACCGCGAGCATCGCCAACACCCCGCCCGCGACCAGCTCGCCAAACCGATCTGGCGCTACGGCGGCAGAGCGCAGCAGACGGATGAGCAGCGCGCCGAAGAGGGCCAGCAGGACGAGGCTGCCGAGAAGCCCGAACTCCTCGGCGAAGATGGCGAAAACGAAGTCCGTCGCCCGCTCGGGCACGAATCCCAGCTGGCCCTGCAAGCCATGCAGCCAGCCCTGGCCGAAAAGGCCGCCCGCGCCGACCGCGATGCGGGCCTGCAGCAGGTTGTACCCCGCCCCCAGCGGGTCCTGGTTCGGGTCGAGAAAGATCTCGAGCCGGCGCCGCTGATAGCCGTGCAACAGGTGCGGAAGCAATGGCACCGCCACCGCCCCTGCCGCAGCGAGCAAACCCAGCTGCGACACGCGCGCGCCGCCCAGGAACAGCATGCCCAGGAGCACGGCGACGAAGACCATGGCCGTGCCCAGGTCGGGCTGCGTGAGGATCAGGCAGGCAGGCGGAACCACCAGCAGCAGCGCGCCGGCGAACGTGCGCCAGGAAAGCTTCTCGTGCCGCGCCAGGTACCCGGCCAGGACGAGCACGATCATCAGCTTGGAAAGCTCCGACGGCTCCAAGGGAAAGCCCGCCACCGAAAGCCAGCGCCGCGCGCCCAGGGCGGTGCGGCCGACCAGATGCACGGCAACGAGAAGCAGGAGCATCGTGACGTACAGGCCGGGTGCGAGGGCGCGCAGACGGCGGTAGTCGAAAGCCGACGCGGCGGCATATGCGCCCGCGCCGAGCACCACCCACAGCGCCTGGCGGCCCCAGTCGGCGTGAGCGCTGTAGAGCGTCATCCCTCCCAGGGCCGCAAGCATCCCGACCAGCACCGGCTGCAGATGGTCCAGCCGGTGCCATGTCGATGGCCTCATCGCATTACGAAGCTCTTATCGCGTCGCGGTCGGCGCGGTAGAACTTCATGATCTGCACGGCGATGGGGGCCGCCTCCACCTCGGAGAGCTCGCCCCGCTCGACGAAGACCGACATCGCAATCTCCGGCTGGGCGAAGGGGGCGAAGAAAACGAACCAGGCATGGGTCGGCAGATCCAGACCGCTCCCGCCCCACTGCGCGGTCCCGGTCTTGCCGCCGCCGTCGGCCGGCACGCCGGCCGCGCGGAACCAGTAATTCATGTTGTACGGGCGGTTGATCTCCTCTCGCATGCCCTCGCGCACCGCCTGGATGTTCGCGGCGGACGCGGGCACCATGCCGGTGACCTCCGCATGCTCCGACTGGACGACGCGGCCGGACGCGTCGCGGACCGCATGCACCAACGTCGGTCGAAGCACCTGTCCGCCGTTGGCCAGCGCGGCGGCATAGACGGCCTGGTTGAGCGGTGTCGTCAGCAGGTAGGACTGGCCGATGCCCAGCGTGATCGTGTCGCCCTCGGTCCACCGGCACGCGTCGGCATTCAGGTCGGGGACGCCGCACCGCAATTGCTTCCAGATCCGATCCGGCACCAGTCCCGGCATCACCCCGGGCATCTCGATGCCCTTCGTCTCGCCAAACCCATAAGCCCGCGCGTATCGGGCCAGCGTCACGTCGCCGACCATCGCCGCGACCTGGTAGAAGAACGTGTCGCACGACGTCGCGAGGGCCTTGGCGACGTTCATGTCTCCAAGGCTGTAGCTGGCCCAGTTGTGGTAGATCCAGCCGCCGACGTTGATGTAGCTCGGACAGCTCAGCAGCGTCTGGGCGGTGATCTTGCCTTCCTGCAGGCCCGCGGTCGCGGTGACCATCTTGAACGTGGATCCCGGCGCGTACTGGCCCGCGATGGCACGGTTCAAAAGCGGCCGGTTGGGGTCCGAGATGAGCCGGCTGTAATCCGCTTTGCTGATCCCATGGGTGAACAGGTTGGTGTCGTATCCGGGCAGGCTCACGAGCGCGAGCACCTCGCCCGTCCTGGGATCAATCACCACCGAGGCGCCCGCGGCCTTGTGGTCGCGGACCAATCCCGCGGCCAGCGCCTGTGCGGTCGCCCTCTGCAGCGCGGCGTCGAGGCTGAGATAGACGGAGAGGCCCGGGACGGCGGCTTGGGTGGCAAGCGTCTTCACGACCTGGCCGCGGGCGTCGACCTCGACATCGGCCCAACCGTCCTTGCCGCGCAGCTGCGATTCGAGGCCGGCCTCGACCCCGACCTTGCCGGTGACCTCGTCGGGCTGGTAGCCGAGCCGCCCGAGCTCCCTGACCTCTGAGTCATCGAGCGGGCCGACGTATCCGACCACGTGGCCGAAGATCAGCGGGTCGACATACGTCCTGACCTCGCGCCGCTGGATGGCGACGCCCGCCAGCTCGGGCAGCCGCTCGTTGATTGCCAGCTCCTGCGCCTGGGTGAGGTCGGTTCCGACCCGCGCGGCTCCATATGGGTCGGCGGCGGCCAGCGTCCCGGCCAGCCTTTCCTCCGGCACTCCGATGATGCGCGCGAGCTCGGCCAGCTCGGCCGTCCGCGCGACCGCGTCCACCGGCAGCTGCGCCGGCACCACCCGCAGCTCCCAGACCGGGCTGTTCGCGACCAGGGGCACGCCGTGGCGGTCGTAGATGATGCCGCGGTCGGCCTCGAGGACGACGCGGTGCACGGTGTTGGCGCGCGCGAGGCCGGCCAATCGCGCCCCGTCGTGGACCTGCAGCAGCGCCAGCTTGACCGAGAGCACGCCGACCGCGAGCACCGCGAGCGCCGCGGCCGCGACAAGCCGCGCCGACCAGCGCGCCCGGGGGGTGGCGCCGCCGAGCTCGACCCACCTGCCCGGATCGATCAAGCGGACTCCACCCCTCCCGCGATGGGCGCCTGGAGCCGGCGGATGAGGAGCAGGGCCGCGGGCATCAGGAGAGCGTTGTAGACGGACGCCGCGATCGCCAGCTGCAGCGCGACGCCGAGCGGCGGCACGGGGAGGCCGAGCGTGTCGTCGACGCCGATCAGGATGAACGAGTAGAGAGCCGTGCTCAGCGCGGCCGACAGGGCCGGGTGCACCGGGCTTTCGCGGTCGAGGTTGCGCGTCCAGAACCCGGTGAGGTACGCACCGGCGAGGAGGGCCAGCGCATGGGGTCCGAGCGGACCGGGGGCGGTGAGATCGAGGAGCACGCCCGCGACGCATGCCCAGAGGAGCCCCGCGCGGACGCCCGTCGTCCAGGTGACGCCGATCACCGCCAGCAGCGCGAGGTTGGGAAACGCCCCCGCGACCTCGAGGCGCGGCGCCCAGGTCACCTGCACCAGCACGGCGGCGACCAAAAGGCCGGCCCCCAGCAGCCGTCTCATGCCGGGATGAAGTCGGTGACCACGAGCACCAGGCTGAGGCTCGCGGGATCGTTGACCCAGGCCACCGACGCCTGGTCTGCGGTCGCCGAGTCGCGGTGGTCGACACCCGCCACCTCGCCCACCACCAGCCCGCGCGGATAGCCGCCGCCGACCCCGCTGGTGATGGCCCACTCGCCGCTGGCCGGGATCACGCCCAAGCGGTGCTCGATCTGGAGCTGGAGCGCGGCGGGTCCGCCCGTGACCGTGCCCTCGAGCTCGGACCTCGAGAGAAAGACATTGACGCGGCTTTGGGGATCCGCGAGCGTCTGGACGATGGCGGCGTGGGGACCCGCTTCGCGCACACGTCCGACCAAACCCGCGCCGCTGGCGACGATCATGCCGGGCTGGACGCCGTCCGCCGTCCCGCGGTCGATCTCGAGCGTGCGGCTGAAACCGTCCGGGCCGCGGCCGACCACCTGCGCCGCGACCAGGTGGCGGCCATACGAGCGCTCGAAGTCAAGCGCCTTGCGGAGCGCGGCGTTGTCCCGCCCCGCCGCGCTGAGCTCGGCGAC of the bacterium genome contains:
- the mrdA gene encoding penicillin-binding protein 2, which translates into the protein MIDPGRWVELGGATPRARWSARLVAAAALAVLAVGVLSVKLALLQVHDGARLAGLARANTVHRVVLEADRGIIYDRHGVPLVANSPVWELRVVPAQLPVDAVARTAELAELARIIGVPEERLAGTLAAADPYGAARVGTDLTQAQELAINERLPELAGVAIQRREVRTYVDPLIFGHVVGYVGPLDDSEVRELGRLGYQPDEVTGKVGVEAGLESQLRGKDGWADVEVDARGQVVKTLATQAAVPGLSVYLSLDAALQRATAQALAAGLVRDHKAAGASVVIDPRTGEVLALVSLPGYDTNLFTHGISKADYSRLISDPNRPLLNRAIAGQYAPGSTFKMVTATAGLQEGKITAQTLLSCPSYINVGGWIYHNWASYSLGDMNVAKALATSCDTFFYQVAAMVGDVTLARYARAYGFGETKGIEMPGVMPGLVPDRIWKQLRCGVPDLNADACRWTEGDTITLGIGQSYLLTTPLNQAVYAAALANGGQVLRPTLVHAVRDASGRVVQSEHAEVTGMVPASAANIQAVREGMREEINRPYNMNYWFRAAGVPADGGGKTGTAQWGGSGLDLPTHAWFVFFAPFAQPEIAMSVFVERGELSEVEAAPIAVQIMKFYRADRDAIRAS
- a CDS encoding rod shape-determining protein MreC, which produces MHGGTRSRSTGLFLTLGAAMLLLAMLSQQSWATGARGEAKSLLAPLESGMTVAAGQVDRVVSGFGDVLALRAENRRLQSENEVLRREVAELSAAGRDNAALRKALDFERSYGRHLVAAQVVGRGPDGFSRTLEIDRGTADGVQPGMIVASGAGLVGRVREAGPHAAIVQTLADPQSRVNVFLSRSELEGTVTGGPAALQLQIEHRLGVIPASGEWAITSGVGGGYPRGLVVGEVAGVDHRDSATADQASVAWVNDPASLSLVLVVTDFIPA
- the rodA gene encoding rod shape-determining protein RodA, whose product is MRPSTWHRLDHLQPVLVGMLAALGGMTLYSAHADWGRQALWVVLGAGAYAAASAFDYRRLRALAPGLYVTMLLLLVAVHLVGRTALGARRWLSVAGFPLEPSELSKLMIVLVLAGYLARHEKLSWRTFAGALLLVVPPACLILTQPDLGTAMVFVAVLLGMLFLGGARVSQLGLLAAAGAVAVPLLPHLLHGYQRRRLEIFLDPNQDPLGAGYNLLQARIAVGAGGLFGQGWLHGLQGQLGFVPERATDFVFAIFAEEFGLLGSLVLLALFGALLIRLLRSAAVAPDRFGELVAGGVLAMLAVQVVENVGMNIGLLPIAGIPLPLISYGGSATITTLAALGLVQSVMLRRRLVVHQDRLQYGDAAAPVAGVVRLQP
- the mreD gene encoding rod shape-determining protein MreD; translated protein: MRRLLGAGLLVAAVLVQVTWAPRLEVAGAFPNLALLAVIGVTWTTGVRAGLLWACVAGVLLDLTAPGPLGPHALALLAGAYLTGFWTRNLDRESPVHPALSAALSTALYSFILIGVDDTLGLPVPPLGVALQLAIAASVYNALLMPAALLLIRRLQAPIAGGVESA